The sequence AGTCCGGAGCGGGGATCTTCGCGGATGGTTTTCGAGATGACGGTGCCGTGGACGATGAGTCGAGCCTGGGTGGAAAGTTCCGGGAGGGTGACGGGCGTGGCTCGGAATCCGCAGAGCAGGAAGAAGCCTGGAATCAGAGTGAAGAGCGTGCAGCAGGCGGGGAGCGTTGAAGTGGACTTCATGGGTTGAGTTTGTCGGGAGGCGGTAGAATTCCGCGACACAATACCTTTTGCGGGCACCGATGAAAGCTGTATAAGGAGTGTGACATGGCCGACTTGCTTTCCCAATTGAGGCGCCACAGTTTAATTGTGGCCGACACCGGGGACTTTGAGAGCATCCGAGCGTTTCAGCCGCGAGACGCGACGACGAATCCCAGCCTGTTGTTGAAGGCGGCGCAAATGCCGGAGTATGGCGGCTTGGTGGAGCAGGTCTTGGGAGAGGCGCGGAAGCCGTTGGTCGGGGGCGCGGAGCGCATGCGTTATGCGTTGGAGGCTTTGTCGGTGGCTTTTGGCTGCGAGATTTTGAAGATTGTGCCCCAGCGGGTTTCGACGGAGGTGGACGCGCGTTTGAGTTTTGACACGGCGGCGACGATGGAGTGTGCGCGGCGCTTGATTGGGCGTTATGCCGCGGCGGGGATTCCACGTGAGAGGGTGCTGATCAAGATTGCCTCGACGTGGGAGGGCATCCAGGCGGCGCGGGAGTTGGAGCGGGAGGGAGTCACGTGCAATTTGACGTTGTTGTTTTCGTTTGCGCAGGCGGTGGCGTGTGCCGATGCGGGTGTGACGTTGATTTCGCCTTTCGTGGGGCGGATTCTGGATTGGCATCGCAAGGCCACGGGCCGTGAGAGTTATGCGGCCGCTGAGGATCCGGGAGTGGTTTCGGTCACCAAGATTTACCAATACTACAAAAAGTTTGGGGTGGCCACGGAGGTGATGGGGGCGAGTTTTCGGAATGTGGGTGAGATCCTGGGGCTGGCGGGTTGCGACTTGCTGACGATCAGTCCGGCGCTGTTGGGTGAGATGGCGAAGACGGAGGGGGTGGTGGAGCGCAAACTGACGATGGAGGCGGCGAAGCAATCCGGGTTGGAGAAAGTGTTCATGGATGAGAAGGTGTTCCGCTGGATGATGAACGAGGACGCGATGGCGACGGAGAAGCTGGCGGAAGGCATTCGGATGTTCGCGGCGGACACGGTGAAACTGGAGGCCTTTTTGCGTCCGCGGCTGGGTTGAGGCGGTGGATGGGCATGAACATCCACCACTTGGAACTCTTTTATTACGTGGCCAAGCATGGGGGCATCGCGGAGGCGGTGCGGAACATGCCGTATGGGATTCAGCAGCCGGCGGTGAGCTCTCAGGTCATCCAGTTGGAGGAGTTTCTGGAGTTGACGTTGTTTCATCGGCGTCCCTTTGCCTTGACGCCGCCGGGGGAGAAACTGTTTCAGTTTATTGAGCCCTTTTTTTCGCAGGTTGACCGGGTGGCGGAGGAGCTTCGTGGCGGGCTGGCTTCGCAGGTGCGTTTTGGGGCTTCGGAGTTGATGTTGCGCGATCACCTGCCGGAGATGGTGCAGAGTGTGCGGAAGAAGTTTCCCCGGTTGAAGTTGTTTTTGCGTGAGGATTATCAGCCTCAGCTGATGGAGCTCTTGCAGCAACAGGCGATCGATTTGGCGGTGACGATCGTGGAGGGGCGTCCGCCGCCGGGGTTGCAGGTGATTCCGTTGCTGGAGGCTCCGTTGGTCTTGTTGGTGGAGAAGGGGTCGGGATTGAAATCGGCGGAGGAGTTATGGAAGCAGGACAAGATTGAGGAGCCGCTCATTTGCCTGCCGCCCAAAGAGCCGGTGAGCCGTGAGTTTCAGGCGGGTCTGCGGCGGCGGGAAGTGGATTGGTTTCCGAGCATCGAGGTGAGCTCGCTGGCTTTGGTGGAGACCTATGTGGCGAAGGGTTATGGCATTGGAGTGGGCGTGAAGGTGCCGCGCCAGAAATTGGACGAACGGGTGAGGCTGCTGGAGTTGGAGAAATTTCCGGCTTTGCGCGCGGGCGCCGTGTGGCAGGGCAAGCCGTCGCCTGTGGTGGAGGCTATTCTCAATGAAATCAAGAAGCGTGCGCAGCATTTATCTTCCTAGGATCCGAATCCACTTCATTGCCTGCTGGGTGGCGGCCGTATGGATCGCCGACGCAGCCGGTGCCGGTCACGCGGCAGTCGAGCTCTCCCAAGTTTTGGCCAAGCCTGTTTTGGCGACGAACCAGACGTGGCGTGAGCTTCAGGTGTATTTGGAGGGGCGCGTTCCGGCGATGGAGCCAGTCCGGTCGGTGCGGGATTGGCGGAAAACGGCGGACACGATTCGGAGGCGGATGCTGGACGAGGTGGTTTTGAGGGGGGAGGCGAGGGAATGGGCGGCGGCGAACGCGCAGGTCGAATGGCTGGAGACGATCGAGGGCGGCCCGGGGTACAAGATTACGAAACTGCGTTACGAGGCGATTCCGGGCATGTGGATTCCGGCCCTGTTGTACGAGCCCTCCGTCGTGTCCGGGAGAGTGCCGGTGGCGCTTGCGGTGAACGGGCACGACGCGCAGGGCAAGGCGGCGATTTACAAGCAGATTCGGTGCATCAACATGGTGAAGCGAGGCATGGTGGTCTTGAATCTGGAGTGGTTCAACATGGGGCAATTGAAGGGGGAGGAATGGGATCACTATAAGCTGAACCAGATGGATTTGTGCGGTTCCAGCGGGTTGGCTCCGTTTTACCTGGCCATGAAGCGGGGGATTGACTTGTTGCTGGCATTGGATCATGCGGATCCCACCCGGGTCTCGGTTTCCGGTTTATCGGGAGGCGGGTGGCAGACGATTTTCATCAGCGCGCTGGATTCGCGGGTCACGTTGTCGAATCCGGTGGCTGGGTATTCGAGTTTTCTGACGAGGATCCGGCACCTGGAGGATTTGGGGGATTCGGAGCAGACCCCGGCGGATATGGCGACGGTGGCGGATTACACTCACCTGACAGCGTTGCGGGCGCCATGGCCCACCTTGTTGACCTTCAACGCTTATGATCAGTGTTGTTTCACGGCGGGGCATGCGATGGGGCCCTTGGTGGGCGCGGCGGAGCCGGTGTTTCGGTTGCTGGGCGGGGCGCAGGCCTTACGGACCCACATCAACTTTGATCCCGGGACGCACAACTACGACCGCGAGAACCGCGAGGCTTATTATCGTATGTTGGGCGATTTTTTCTTCAAGGACACGCCCGGTTTCAGCGCGACGGAGATCATCAGTGATTCGGAAGTGAAGACGGCGGAGGCTTTGCATGTGGCTGTTCCGGCGAACAACAAGAGTTTTCGACGCGTTTCCCTGGAGTTATCGGCACCCTTGCCCAGGGTGGAAGAACCACCGGATCGGGGATCGGGCCGTGAGCGATGGCTGGCCGAGTCCCGGGTCAAGCTCGCGAAGGTTTTGCGATTGCCGACTCTGGACACGGTGTCTTCGGATGCGGGGTGGTCGGAGAGCGGGGACGGATGGAAGGCGCACGCCTGGCGGCTGCGATTAAACGCGACCTGGACGTTGCCGGTGGTGGAGATTTCCGCCACCGGGGCGGAGGAACCTGTGCTGCTCTTGGGGGATTCATCGAGGGCGACCGCCGCGATGGTGGAGCGGATCCAAAAGTTGGTGGCGCTGAAGAAGCGAGTGTTTTGGGTGGATCCGTTTTACTTCGGCGATTGTCGGTTGCCGCAGCGTGATTTTCTGTATGCGATCCTATTGTCCGCCGTGGGGCAGCGACCGCTTGGATTGCAGGCGGCGCAGATTGGGGCCGCGGCGCGCTGGATCTCGACGGTGCGGTGCGGAGGTACTCCGGTGTCGATGCAGACCGTGGGTCCGCGGATGGGGTTGATCGGGCTGGCGGCGGCGGCGTTGGAGCCGAAGGCGATTGGGGCGTTGGAGGCGGAGAACGCCTGGGGAAGTTTGAAGAAAGCGATTCAGGACAATGTGGGTGTGAACGAGGTTCCGGAGATCTTTTGCTTCGGACTTCTGGAGCAGTTTGACATTCGACAGATCGCGGGATTGGTGGAGCCGCGTCCGGTGAGTGGGTTGTGAAGCCTCAGTCGGGGCTGTGGGCGCCGACGCTTGCCACAAGGGCTATTTGGAGAAAAGCAAGCGAAGCCCGACGAGGACGATGAAGCCTCCGAACGCACGCTTCAAATTGGCGTCGGACAATTGGCTGCTGAGCCACGCGCCCAGGTAACCTCCGAGCACTGCGGCCGGGGCGATGGCAAGGACGGCGGAGGGTTGGATATTTCCCATTTGGAAGTGTTTGAAGGAACCGACGATGGTGGTGGGGATGATGACGGCGAGGGAAGTGCCGATGGCTGACTTGATGGGGAGGTTCATGAAGTAAACCATGGCGGGCACCATGATGATGCCTCCGCCGACGCCGAAGAGCCCGCTGGCCAGTCCTCCAATCCCGCCGATGAGCGTGCCGATCCATAAGTGCATGCGCCAGTCATGCCTGGAATGGGCGGGGACAACAAATCGAATCTGCGGCTACTTTCGTGCGAGCCGTTCCAGCAGGCGTTGATGGATATTGCCGAAGCCTCCGTTGCTGAAGACACAGACCACATCGCCTGGTTTGGACTCGTGTTCCAGGTGGTCGAGGATGGCCTCGACATTCGGAATGTAGGCGGCGGGTTTGCCGGCCAGCTTGAGATCGTTCATGAGGCGGTCGGGATTGAGGCGGAGTTCGATCGGCAGTTGTTCGAGGCGGGCGACTTCCGCGACGACGATGGCGTCGGCCCGTTCCAGCGCCTCCACTAACTCGCATTGGAAAACGTTGCGGCGGGTGGTGTTGGAGCGGGGTTCGAAAACGGCGATCAGCCGGCGACCGGGGAAACGGACACGCAACGCGCGCAGCGTTTCCCGGATCGCGGTGGGGTGGTGTCCAAAATCGTCGATGACGATGACGCCGCCGGCTTCGCCGCGTGTTTCCATGCGGCGCTGGACGCCGAGAAACGAGGTGAAGGCGGACTGGATTTGGCGGTCGGCGAGTCCGCAGTGGCGGGCGCATGCGGCGGCGGCGAGGGCATTGCGAACATTGAGTTCACCGGTGAGGGGAATTTCGAAGCGGGCGTCGCCGAGACAGAAGCTGGACCGTTCGGATTCGAGTTTCAGTGCCGTGGCTCGGATGTCGTTCCTCTCGCCGAGGCCGAAACGTTTGATCGGGCAATGTTTTGACTGGAGGATCGGTTCGAGATTGGGTTCGTCACCGTTGGCGAGGAGGAGTCCGTTGCGCGGGACGATATGGGCCAGCCTTCGGAAAGAAGTCTGGATGGCGGCGAGGTTATCGAAGATGTCGGCGTGGTCGAATTCCAGATTATTGACGATGACGACTTCGGGGAGGTAATGGACGAATTTGCTGCGTTTGTCGAAGAAGGCGGTGTCGTATTCGTCGCCCTCGATGATGAACCATTCACTTTCGGTGAAGCGAGCGCCCTGGCCGAGATTGGCGGGGATGCCTCCGATGAGGTAGCTGGGTTGAAGGCCTACATGCTCAAAGATCCAGGCGAGCAGAGAGGTAGTGGTGGTTTTACCGTGGGTCCCGGTCACGACGAGCGAGCGCTTGCCCCGAATGAAGAATTCTTTCAACAGTTCGGGCAGGGAGACATAACGGAGGCGGCGATCCAAGGCTGCTTCCGCCTCGGGATTGCCGCGGGAAATCGCGTTCCCGATCACGACGAGGTCGGGCCGGTGGTCGAGATGGCTTTCGGCGTAGCCCGAGAACGGATGGATGCCCCGGGAAGCGAGAAAATCGGACATCGGGGGATAAACATTTTGGTCGCTGCCTGTGACGCGGTAACCGCGTTCCTTCATGGCTGCGGCAACCGAAGCCATGGCGGTACCGCAGATGCCGACGAAATGAACGCTGCGCAGGTCCGAGAGCATGCGGTGATGATAGAGATCAGGCCAGCAAGCGAAACATCAAAGCGGCCTTGAAAGAGGGAACGGCCTGGTGGTGCTTTGAAATAGTGGCGGGGCGCGGCTTGAAGTGGCGGTGGTTTGACATGCGACCGGAGGATTGGCAACGTTTCGAAAGCGCGTCCCAGATGAAACGAACTGTCTCCATCGTTGAGGATCATGAAGGCATTCGGAACGATCTGGCGCTGGCGGTGAGGCGTTCCCGGGATTTGGAGTTGATTTCGGCCTACTCAGACGCGGAGACGGCGGTGAAGCGGCTCCCGGTGGAGCGTCCGCACGTGGTTTTGCTCGACATTAACCTGCCCGGATTAAGCGGACTTGACCTTTTGCGCTACGCGCGTCCGCTGCTTCCCGACGCCCTGATGATCATGTTGACCATCCGGATGGATCCGGAGGCGATCGTCACGGCGTTGAAGGCAGGAGCGGACGGCTATTTGCTGAAGCAGAGTTCGGGGAGGAAAATGATGGAGGAAGTGCGCAGGGCGATCAGCGGCGAGACACCCATGTCGGGTGCGGTGGCCCGGTTGGTGATCCAGTCCTTTCACATGACCCGGTCCGTGCCTGCGCAATGCGCATTGAGCGTGAGGGAGCATCAGGTGCTGGATGAACTGGCCAAAGGCAAGTCCCACGACGAAATTGCGACGGCGCTGACGATTTCGAAGAACACGGTTTCCTCGCATCTGCAGAGCTGCTATCGAAAACTCCATGCGAACGAGAAGCTGGAAGCGCTGAGAAAGGCTGGCAAGATCACATGAAGCTGGGCGCTGCTGGCGGGGTGTTGTCGAGTCGGGGGGCATGGGGGTGGCTGGCAAGGGTGGGAGGATGCCGCCGGTGGGGGGCTTGGTGGTGCGGATCATGGATTCTTGCATGGGCCGTTCAAGCTGAGGAATGGCCGCAGTTTCTGGGGCCGCGGAGGGACGGGAGTTCGACGGTGGTTTTGGAGCCTGAACGCTGGCCGGAGGGTGGACCCCCGCTGCATTGGAAAAAGAAAGTGGGCCAAGGGTTCAGCAGCCCCATCGCGGCGAAGGGCCGCGTCTGGTTGCATCATCGGTTGGAGGGGAAGGAGGTTGTGGAGTGCTGGGAGGCGGCGACGGGGAAGAGGGAGTGGATTCAGTCGGTGGAAGCGACTTACCGGGATGATCACGGATTTGAGGAAGGTCCGAGGGCGACTCCGGCGTTGGAGGGGGATGATCTGGCCACGCTGGGGGCAGACGGGGAGTTGCAGTTGCTTTCCGCGCGCACCGGGGAAGTGCGATGGCGGAAGAGTGCGCGGCGTGATTTCGGAGCGGGAAAAGGATTTTTTGGATTTGCGAGTTCACCCCTGTTTACGGGCGGCCAGGTGGTGTTTTGCCTTGGCGGCGCGTCCGGGGCGGGATTGGTCTCGCTGGATCGTCAAAGCGGAGTTGTCGTGTGGAAGGCGGACGTGGGGGAGGCGGGTTATGCCTCCCCGGTGTTTGCAGGCGAGGGAGAATCGAGGCGGATAGCCTGCTTCAATCGATCCGGGCTGCATTGGGTGGAACCTGGGCGGGGGGATGTGTTGGCGCGTTTTTCGTGGCGGGCGCGGAATCCGGCTTCGGTGAATGCGGCGACCCCGTTGGTGGCGGGGAGCCATGTGTTTATCACGGCCAGCTACGAAACGGGAGCGGCCTGGTTGAAGTGGCCTGAAGGGGGGCGGGGGGATTTTAAGGTTTCGTGGTCTGGCGACGAATCTCTTTCGGCCCATTACGCGACGCCGGTGTTGCACCAGGGCCATCTCTATGGATTTCACGGACGTCAGGAGCAGGGGGCTGCGTTGCGCTGCGTGGAGGCTGGAACCGGGCGGGTGCTTTGGGAATCCGAGCGATTTGGGAATGGAACGTTGATTCGAACCCCGGGACACCTGATGATTCTTCATGAGCGGGGGGAGTTGGTGGTTGCTCCATTGAAGTCTGACCGATTCAAGCCGGTCCGCCGGTTTCAGATGTTGGGTTCGGGCGTGCGAGCGGGGTTGGCGGTCACGGAGAAGTGGATGTTCGCGCGTTCGCTGACCGAGATGGTGGCCTTGCCGCTACGGGTGCCTTGAGGGATGGCCATGCCGAAATTGCAGGATTCATCTTCGTCCGAGCGCGCGCCGCGGTTGGAATCCCTTGATGTGCTGCGAGGCTTCGACATGATTTGCATGGCGGTGGGGGAGGAGATTGGACGGGGCTTGCATGCTGCGTTTCCGAACGCGGCCACGCAATGGGTGGCGGATCAATTCAGTCATGTGGCTTGGGCCGGGGTGCATTTCTACGATCTGATCTTTCCGTTGTTTGTGTTCATCGCGGGGATCTCCATTGTGTTTTCCGTGGATCGGATGATGGAATCGGGTGGGCGCGGGCTGGCGGTCCGGAGGATTGTCACGAGGACTTTGGTGTTGGTGGCGCTGGGGATTTTTTATTATCGGGGGTTGGAGAATGGTTATGAGAAGATCCGCTTGCTGGGAGTGTTGCAGAGAATTGGACTCTGTTATGGTGCGGCGGCGTTGCTGTATTGTTTTTTCAAGACGCGGGGGTTGTTGGCGTGGACGGCGGGATTGCTTCTCGGTTATTGGGCGATGATGGCGTTGATTCCCGTGCCCGGGCATGGCGCCGGGAACTACGCGGAAGGAATGAACTTGGCCAACTATGTGGACAAGCAATGGCTGCCTTTTCGGAAGTGGGATGGAGACCATGATCCGGAGGGTTTGCTGAGCACACTGCCCGCGGTTGGATCGTGTTTGCTGGGAGTCTTGACGGGGATCTTTTTGAAATCGCCTGGGATGGAGGGATCGCGGAAAGCGCGGACTCTGTTTTTCGCTGGTGTGGCGGGGATGGTGGCGGGGCATCTGTGGGGGCTGAGCTTTCCCGTGATTAAAAAGATCTGGACCTCCTCATACGTGTTGGTGGCGGCGGGGTGGAGCGCGGTTTTCATGGCTTTGTTCTACCAAGTGATCGATGTGTGGAAGTGGAGAAGGTGGACTCCGGTTTGTCTTTGGGTGGGATTGAATCCGATCACTTTCTATATGTTGTTCAACTTGATTGACTTCGAAAAAGTGGGCAACCGATTGGTGGGAGGCGAGATTCAGCGGGCGCTGGGTCACGGGCATGAGTTGGTGTTGCACCTCGTGATCTTGGGCATGGCTCTGGCGGTCGTGCGATTCATGCATCGAAGGCGGGTGTATTTACGGGTTTGAATCGGGTTGCGGGTGGCCTTATTTTGGGGCCATGCCGATTTACGAATTTCATTGCCGTCAATGCGATCGCGACAGCGAGATCTTGGTACGATCCTCCAAGTGGGAAGGGAGCGAATGTCCTCATTGTGGTTCCAAGAAGTTGGAAAAGAAGTTTTCGACGTTTGCCTCGAGCGTGGGGGGGGCTGCGGTTGAGCCGGGGCCCGTGTGCAGCGGGGTGCCAAGCTCCTGTGGAATGTGCGGGACCGGAAAACCGCATTCCCATTTACCCCGGATGGCGATGAATACCGGCCGGGCGGCTGCGTCCAAGCAGGCGTGATGAAGCGTGCCTTGGCGGGGTCATGTTCGTGCTGAAGGGTTTGATGTGATGGGGAGAGAGCGTGGAGTGGTTGGCGACAGGATTTTTATGGATGCAGAACTTATACGAGCGGCCGCGCGCGCGGCTTTTTGCGGGCTGGCATTGTTGATGGCGGGCTGTGCTTCGTCGGGAATTCGACAAGCGTCGGGAGTCCCCGCCACGCCGATGAACCCTGATGAGCGCGGCTTTGTGGCGGGCACGGGTGTTGAATCTCAAGACTTGGTGGCGGTGACGGACAAGATGGCGAGGAGCATCGTGGCGGTTCCGGTAATTCAGAAGGCGGCCGCTGCGCCTTATGTCATTTTGGAACCGGTGCTCAACGAAACGCGATTTCCGATCAACAAGGACATGTTTTTGGACCGGCTTCGGGTGCAGTTGAGCTCGAAGACCCAGGGGAAAGTGAGATTTCTGGCGCGGGAGAGGCTGGCGGCTTTGGAGAAGGAGCGTGCCGCGAAGCAAGCCGGCCAGTTCACTTCGAGCGCCAATCCAAACGTGCAGGAATTCAAGGGGGCGGATTACCTGCTGACCGGGAAACTGCAGGGTTTGTCCACTCGCACTTCGAAAGGAACCAGTGATTACATTCTCTACACCTTTCAATTGATCGACGCGCGGACCACCGAAATCGTGTGGGAAGATGCGGCTGAGATTAAGAAGCAGGGATTGGAGGACGCCGCGTATCGGTAGTTCGACGTGGAGGGCGCCTTTGCCTTCGTTTGCTTCCGTTATTCCCGCCATGCAAATGTTGAGGACCAGCGGACTGTGTTTGGGATTGGCGGTGTTGGGGGGGTGTGCCACGACGGATGCAGAAAGTCCGGCTGCCTGGACGAAGTCCGGGGATGCGATGGTGGACGCGCGGCAGGCGATTGAGACGGCGCCTGCGAAGGACAAGGTGTTGTGGCAATATCGGGCTTCGGCCACGGCGATGCGAAAGGGCGAGTTTCTTCAGGCCAAGGGTTGGCTGGACGATGCCTTGATGACTTTGGGGGGCATCCACGCTGCGGATCCTTCGGCCCGCAAGGCCCGCGGGATGTTTCGAGAGGAAGGGCGGAAGCGGTTCCTGGGTGAGCCGTTTGAGAGGTCGATGGCTTACTATTACCGCGGGATCCTGTATTGGATGGACGGCGAACTGGACAATGCGCGGGCCTGTTTCCAGAGCGCGCAATTTGAGGACAGCGACACGACGGACAAGACGTACGCGGGAGACTATGTGTTGTTCGACTATTTGGACGGGCTTGCGACCTCCAAGCTGGGTGGAGACGGTGGGGATGCGATTCGGCGGGCGACGGCCAGCGCCCGCCAGGCCCGGTTGCCGGCGTACGATCGCGAGGCTAATTTGGTCTTGTTCCTTGAGTTGGGGCGGGGTCCGAGGAAGTACGGGGACGGCGAATACGGGGAGCAGTTGAAATTTCGAGAGGGCGAGTCGGTGGCGCGGGGCGCCGTGTTGCGGGTGGCGGGCCAAACGATTTCGATTCCGGCTTACGACAACTTGACTTTTCAAGCCACGACGCGGGGCGGACGGGTGATGGACCATGTGTTGAGGAACAAGGCCGTGTTCAAAACGGGAACCGGTGTGGCTGGGGACGTCGGGATCCTCTCGGGCGCGGTATTGGCTCACAACCGGCAGACTCGCGAGGTGGGTTTGGGTCTGCTGGCGGCGGGGTTGGTGGGGAAGATCGTGTCGGCGGCCGCCAATCCGCGAGCCGATTTGCGCGGCTGGGACAATCTGCCGCAGTGGCTCGGTTTTGCGGCCGTGAAATTGAGTCCCGGAGAATATTCGGGGTTGGTGGATTTTGTGGACGAACGCGGGGCTGTGCTCGCGAACAAGTCGCGCGCGTTCAAGGTTCGCATTGCGGATGCTCCGAGGCGGGACAGTGTGGTGTTCATCAGTGACCGAAACGACTAGGAAAACGATTTATGAAAGCAAGCATTCGGGGATTGGGATTGGGATTGACGGCAGCGGTGGTGCTGGCGACGGGTTCGGGCTGTGTGCCGGTGGGTGAGTCCATCGAGAGCTCGGGTCGGGCCGTGGTGACGGGAAGGACCGGAGGCGCCTACGAGCCGAGGAACGCCAATCGTTATGATCTCGAAAACAGCCAGCGATTTGTGCTGCTCGACAAGACAACGGAGCGGGAAGTGACCTGTTCGGGCTTGCAGGAGCGGTTCACGGACGACAAGCGGTTGGAAGTGATGGCGAACATTCGCAACCGGCGCAATCGCCGCGTGGAGGTGCAGATCAATTGTGTTTTTAAGGATGAGCAGGGATTTCCGACGGGCGACGAGACGCCGTTCCAGACTTTGATTCTGTCCGAGAACGCGCAGGAAGGCGTGCGGTTCGTATCGATCAACGACAAGGCCAGGAAATACACGATTCGGGTGCGCCAGCCTCGCTGACCAACAGCGACGGACGTAGAGGCACGGTGCTTTCGGCTTGGGGCGTTGCGGGGTCAACGAGTCCGGTGGGGGGCGCCAAGATCCTGCGGCGTTCCGGC comes from Verrucomicrobiota bacterium and encodes:
- the tal gene encoding transaldolase; amino-acid sequence: MADLLSQLRRHSLIVADTGDFESIRAFQPRDATTNPSLLLKAAQMPEYGGLVEQVLGEARKPLVGGAERMRYALEALSVAFGCEILKIVPQRVSTEVDARLSFDTAATMECARRLIGRYAAAGIPRERVLIKIASTWEGIQAARELEREGVTCNLTLLFSFAQAVACADAGVTLISPFVGRILDWHRKATGRESYAAAEDPGVVSVTKIYQYYKKFGVATEVMGASFRNVGEILGLAGCDLLTISPALLGEMAKTEGVVERKLTMEAAKQSGLEKVFMDEKVFRWMMNEDAMATEKLAEGIRMFAADTVKLEAFLRPRLG
- a CDS encoding LysR family transcriptional regulator encodes the protein MGMNIHHLELFYYVAKHGGIAEAVRNMPYGIQQPAVSSQVIQLEEFLELTLFHRRPFALTPPGEKLFQFIEPFFSQVDRVAEELRGGLASQVRFGASELMLRDHLPEMVQSVRKKFPRLKLFLREDYQPQLMELLQQQAIDLAVTIVEGRPPPGLQVIPLLEAPLVLLVEKGSGLKSAEELWKQDKIEEPLICLPPKEPVSREFQAGLRRREVDWFPSIEVSSLALVETYVAKGYGIGVGVKVPRQKLDERVRLLELEKFPALRAGAVWQGKPSPVVEAILNEIKKRAQHLSS
- a CDS encoding sulfite exporter TauE/SafE family protein, which gives rise to MHLWIGTLIGGIGGLASGLFGVGGGIIMVPAMVYFMNLPIKSAIGTSLAVIIPTTIVGSFKHFQMGNIQPSAVLAIAPAAVLGGYLGAWLSSQLSDANLKRAFGGFIVLVGLRLLFSK
- the mpl gene encoding UDP-N-acetylmuramate:L-alanyl-gamma-D-glutamyl-meso-diaminopimelate ligase, yielding MLSDLRSVHFVGICGTAMASVAAAMKERGYRVTGSDQNVYPPMSDFLASRGIHPFSGYAESHLDHRPDLVVIGNAISRGNPEAEAALDRRLRYVSLPELLKEFFIRGKRSLVVTGTHGKTTTTSLLAWIFEHVGLQPSYLIGGIPANLGQGARFTESEWFIIEGDEYDTAFFDKRSKFVHYLPEVVIVNNLEFDHADIFDNLAAIQTSFRRLAHIVPRNGLLLANGDEPNLEPILQSKHCPIKRFGLGERNDIRATALKLESERSSFCLGDARFEIPLTGELNVRNALAAAACARHCGLADRQIQSAFTSFLGVQRRMETRGEAGGVIVIDDFGHHPTAIRETLRALRVRFPGRRLIAVFEPRSNTTRRNVFQCELVEALERADAIVVAEVARLEQLPIELRLNPDRLMNDLKLAGKPAAYIPNVEAILDHLEHESKPGDVVCVFSNGGFGNIHQRLLERLARK
- a CDS encoding response regulator transcription factor, with protein sequence MRPEDWQRFESASQMKRTVSIVEDHEGIRNDLALAVRRSRDLELISAYSDAETAVKRLPVERPHVVLLDINLPGLSGLDLLRYARPLLPDALMIMLTIRMDPEAIVTALKAGADGYLLKQSSGRKMMEEVRRAISGETPMSGAVARLVIQSFHMTRSVPAQCALSVREHQVLDELAKGKSHDEIATALTISKNTVSSHLQSCYRKLHANEKLEALRKAGKIT
- a CDS encoding DUF1624 domain-containing protein: MPKLQDSSSSERAPRLESLDVLRGFDMICMAVGEEIGRGLHAAFPNAATQWVADQFSHVAWAGVHFYDLIFPLFVFIAGISIVFSVDRMMESGGRGLAVRRIVTRTLVLVALGIFYYRGLENGYEKIRLLGVLQRIGLCYGAAALLYCFFKTRGLLAWTAGLLLGYWAMMALIPVPGHGAGNYAEGMNLANYVDKQWLPFRKWDGDHDPEGLLSTLPAVGSCLLGVLTGIFLKSPGMEGSRKARTLFFAGVAGMVAGHLWGLSFPVIKKIWTSSYVLVAAGWSAVFMALFYQVIDVWKWRRWTPVCLWVGLNPITFYMLFNLIDFEKVGNRLVGGEIQRALGHGHELVLHLVILGMALAVVRFMHRRRVYLRV
- a CDS encoding zinc ribbon domain-containing protein, which encodes MPIYEFHCRQCDRDSEILVRSSKWEGSECPHCGSKKLEKKFSTFASSVGGAAVEPGPVCSGVPSSCGMCGTGKPHSHLPRMAMNTGRAAASKQA
- a CDS encoding penicillin-binding protein activator LpoB yields the protein MDAELIRAAARAAFCGLALLMAGCASSGIRQASGVPATPMNPDERGFVAGTGVESQDLVAVTDKMARSIVAVPVIQKAAAAPYVILEPVLNETRFPINKDMFLDRLRVQLSSKTQGKVRFLARERLAALEKERAAKQAGQFTSSANPNVQEFKGADYLLTGKLQGLSTRTSKGTSDYILYTFQLIDARTTEIVWEDAAEIKKQGLEDAAYR
- a CDS encoding DUF1425 domain-containing protein, translating into MKASIRGLGLGLTAAVVLATGSGCVPVGESIESSGRAVVTGRTGGAYEPRNANRYDLENSQRFVLLDKTTEREVTCSGLQERFTDDKRLEVMANIRNRRNRRVEVQINCVFKDEQGFPTGDETPFQTLILSENAQEGVRFVSINDKARKYTIRVRQPR